A genomic stretch from Methanococcus voltae includes:
- the cas1b gene encoding type I-B CRISPR-associated endonuclease Cas1b, producing MKYNKYLNSEGKLYRKENTVYFMDTKGKKTPIPVEKIYALYCYKEVSFTSSVVILLAKYNIPIHYFGRYGNYVGTFYPKGENYSGKVIVQQSENYLNSDKRHYIAKEFVKGSILNISKNLSRYKLDYDKEKYITALQKVNRITDIMNVEALMRNDYYNNFDNIFKNFKYEKRSRRPPENEINALISFGNSLLYSTVISEIFNTHLNPSVSYLHEPYERRYSLALDIADVFKPIFVDRLIFNLVNKKIINENHFEKDLNSCLLNDEGRAIFLSKYNERLQKTIKHRKLNRNVSYQRLLRLECYKLEKHIMGIEQYEPFVIWW from the coding sequence ATGAAATACAATAAATACTTAAATTCAGAGGGTAAATTATACAGAAAAGAAAATACGGTTTATTTTATGGATACAAAAGGTAAAAAAACGCCCATTCCCGTTGAAAAAATTTATGCGTTATATTGCTATAAGGAAGTTTCTTTTACTTCAAGTGTAGTTATTCTTTTAGCAAAATACAACATACCTATCCACTATTTCGGTAGATATGGAAATTATGTTGGTACTTTCTACCCAAAAGGTGAAAATTATTCTGGGAAAGTGATTGTACAACAAAGTGAAAATTATTTAAATTCTGACAAAAGACATTATATAGCAAAAGAATTCGTAAAAGGAAGCATTTTAAACATATCAAAAAATTTAAGTAGATATAAGCTTGATTATGACAAAGAAAAGTACATAACAGCACTTCAAAAAGTTAATAGGATTACTGACATTATGAATGTAGAAGCACTTATGAGAAATGACTATTACAACAATTTTGACAATATTTTCAAGAATTTTAAATATGAAAAAAGGTCGAGAAGACCTCCCGAAAATGAAATAAATGCTTTAATAAGCTTTGGAAACTCACTCCTATATTCGACCGTTATTTCGGAAATATTCAATACGCATTTAAATCCTTCAGTTTCTTATCTTCACGAGCCTTATGAAAGACGATACTCGTTAGCATTGGATATTGCAGATGTTTTTAAACCCATATTTGTAGACAGACTCATATTTAACCTGGTAAATAAAAAAATAATTAACGAAAATCATTTTGAAAAGGACCTAAATTCCTGTCTATTAAATGACGAAGGTAGGGCAATATTTTTGAGTAAATATAATGAAAGACTACAAAAAACTATTAAACATAGGAAGTTAAATCGAAATGTTTCTTACCAGAGACTTTTAAGATTAGAATGCTATAAGCTTGAAAAGCATATTATGGGGATAGAACAGTATGAACCATTTGTAATTTGGTGGTAA
- the cas2 gene encoding CRISPR-associated endonuclease Cas2, producing the protein MYAIIVYDVSVERVNKVKKFLRTYMTWVQNSVFEGELTKSEFETVKIGLKNIIDEDYDSVIIFSSNTSKYINRKILGVDKNELTDIL; encoded by the coding sequence ATGTATGCAATAATAGTATATGACGTTTCAGTTGAACGTGTCAATAAAGTGAAAAAATTTCTTAGAACATATATGACCTGGGTACAAAATAGTGTATTTGAGGGTGAATTAACCAAATCAGAATTTGAAACGGTTAAAATTGGATTAAAAAATATAATAGACGAAGATTACGACAGTGTTATAATTTTTAGTTCCAATACTTCAAAATATATTAATAGAAAGATATTAGGCGTGGATAAAAATGAATTAACAGATATTTTGTAA